From Leptospira meyeri:
TGTCCCATTTTTTCATATGCAACTGGGAACTGGATGATAAAAAGTGTTATCCCTATGAGGAGTTGAAATTTATTCGAGATTCTTATATTCAAAAAAATGAATATAAAGAACATGAGCCAACTCATTTCAAAAACCCTCATGGAGGCTCCGGCAAATATCAAACTAAGGATTCCTAAAAATAAAAATACTAAACTTTTTGGATGAAATACGTTATTTATTTTTTCCCTAAAGACCAAAAACAATATTGGTAATATAGGTAAAAAACCTAAAATGAGGATTTCTCTCGTTGGGGGTAACCATTCCGCAATAGCTTCCACTCCTGGTGGTGGAATGGATTGGATCACAAGTTCGATGAAATATCCTTTGAATTGAAAAGGAAAAGATGGATGGAGAACTAAGCCAAAAACCATTCCCAAAACAGAGGTCAAAAATATTTTTGTTTGTTCTTTGTTATTTTCTAAGCAGATTATAAATAATCCAGTAAAAAATAAAAAAGGAAATCCGCTATAAGACCAAACCGATAAAAAGGAAAGAAAAAAAATCCACTTCGTATATTTTATATTCCAAATTCTTAATATTAGGAAATAAAGCGTAAAGAATAATAAATTCCCTCTCCCGAATAACATTCTGCCTGTAAACAAAACAGAACCTAGAATAAAAAAAATAACAATAAGGTAAGGAGATAGGTTAGGTGATTCTGATTCTATATACTTTGTGATTTGGTATAATAAATTCCCAATTGAAACTAAGATAAATAGTTTGATTGCGATTGTTTCCTCAATTGGCAAAAAAAGAAATGGAATTTGTATTAGATGAAAGAGGAAATGATAATCGGTGAATTCTCTGGATTGGATTCCAATTTCTGGCCATGGAAGTTTGGAAACAAAACCTTCCTTTAAATAGAGTTTTGCGACTGCAAAATGATAAAATATATCAGCATCAGGTATACCTGTATAGGCAAAAAGAAGGATTCCGTAAAGAATGATTCCTAAGAGGATTGCATAGCGAAACGTTGTCACAGCTAGAAAAAGTTTTTTTTCTTAATGGTAATAACGTTGGATTGGTTTTATATCTTGTGGTGCATATCCATTTGCCATAGGGCTAATGGTCACAGGGGAATTTTGACCTTTACTTAGTGTTCCGTCAGGGGATAACTTAAAGTATTCAATTTGGTAATTGTTTGTCGTTCCACCTGTGTCCGAAGTAAAATAGACAAATTTTCCACTTTTATCCCATTGTAGAGCATTTGGTCCATTTCCCGCTGTAAATTTCTGATTCGTTTGGATTAGGTTTCCAGATGAAGGATCAATTTGGAGTAAACGAATATTATATGTCGCACCTGTTTGGTATAGAAACGCAGCATAATTTCCCGTTGGATCCACAGCTAAACTTGTGGAGGAGTTCAAATTTGGTATATGTGCGGAAAACGAAGGATCGGGTGAAAACGGCGAACCTGGCAATAAAGTCAATATTCCAGAATTATCATACCTGTACCCATAAATTGGATATGTTGAATTTACTGATGTACCATATAACAACCGTTTTGATTCGACGATGCATAAGTTTTCGAAAAAGGCAGGATTATCTGGTAGTGTAACAGGTGTTCCGCCTACTAATGTAACGCTATCTGGACCTGTTTTTTTGTGTACATTGATTCCAAATGGAGCAATCGAAGTCGACAACGAAAAAATTAAGTCATCATTATCACTTGCTCTTACTGCCACTGGGTTACAGCCAACAGAATACGGGTAACTTCCTACGTTATTTGTTGATAATGATCCAGTGATCGGATTACGGCTCCAACGACTGTTAGATGTTGGGTTAGATGCTGAATTGATTTGATACACTGTTGTTCCATCGGAACTAAAACCCATTACACGGGGAGTCCCGATTGCAGGTTGGTCTTCGAGAAGGCTGATACTCCGATCTGTGCCATACCGGTGAACCACGATTCGGTTACTCGGATAATCTGTAAACGTAACAATATCCCGAGAACTTGGAGGCACTCCGATCCGGTACGGGCTACATCCAGGGAAAGCGGAAGAACTTGATGCCCGTACATCGCTGACGTAATCATCAATGACTCCAATTTCGCTATCCACACGATAGACTCGTATTCCTGCTTCGTAAGGTATGGTGCTTTTTTTTAAAACTACAGCCAGTGCATCGGGTAATACCTTTTCAATCAGGAAGTACCGAACAAATTCCGCAAAAACTGACTGCTTCGCAAACTCGTCAGAAAGTGGATCGCCCGGATTGTTTAATTCAGGCATCTTACATTGGAAGCCAAAGGCGAAGAAAACCGTTACGAATAAAACACGTGAAATGAAATGAGAACGAACTGTCATAAGATCCTTCTATTAGGGACAGGCTTTCGAAAACGGACACCTGGCTTGCATGCAATTTATTGACTGACTCTTTTACTGGTACATATCATTTTTCCCATGTCAATTCAAATTGTCAGGACCCGTTCTGGTTGTACGGATAAGAAAATAGACAAATGTTTAGAAATATTTCTTCCGTTCGAAATCCCAATCCTTTCGAAAAACAAGTTGTGGGAAATCCGTATCTAATGGAAATTTTAGGAAAAAAGAACAGGGATATAAGAGGGAACGTATGAGCGAATTTTACCGAGATGAATGGGTTTGGATTACGGGAGCTTCCTCTGGAATTGGAAAAGAACTAGTTTCCCAAGCCTACCAACAGAAAGCAAAGGTCCTCCTCGCTTCCCGTAAAACAAAGGATCTAGAAGCACTAGCAAAAGAACTTCATTTAGAGAAAGGTCGTTACGCTGTGGAAAAATTAGATTTAGAAGATTATCAATCTACCGCAGGTTTTGCCAAACGTTGTTTGCAAAAGTATGGGATTCCGAAAGTAGTGATTCATAATGGTGGGATCAGCCAAAGATCTTTAACAAAAGAAACAAATTTAATTACTTTAGAAAAGATTATGAACACTAACTTTTATGGGGCTGCGGAAATGACTCGTGCGATGATCCCACAAATATTGGGGAAAAAAGATGTTCACTTTGCCGTGATCTCAAGTGTTGCTGGGAAAATTGGTAGTCCACTTCGATCTGCTTATTCTGCCTCCAAATTCGCATTAGTTGGCTTTTTTCATTCTTTACGATCAGAGGAAGAAAAATCGGGAATTTTTGTGACTATGGTATACCCAGGTTTTATCCAAACCAATATTTCAAAGAATGCACTCAAAGGTGACGGATCTTCCACAGGCACGATGGATTCTGTGATTGCGGCTGGTTTACCAGTTCAGTTATGCGCACATAGAATTCTACATGCAGTTGCAAATAAACAGCGTGAAGTTGTCATTGCAGGCATTAAGGAAAAATTTGGATTGTTTTTACAGACAGTATACCCTTCCTTATTTTTTAAAATGATTCAAAATGCAAAGGTAAGGTAATAGGAGAATACAGATTTGAAACAATTATTTTATGCTTTAGGAATGATTCTATTTCTAACACTGGGAGTTTTTGCTGAACCACCCGTACTCGATTATAAAACTAAAACAAAATCTAACGAAAAAGAACGGACCTATTTATTAGATTTATTGCGGGCAAATCTCTCCAATGAGTTTAAACAGGAGTTTGTTTTTATTGTAGAACATTTTAAAATTTCTGGAGATTATGCTTGGTTTCGTGGAACGGCCAAACGGAAAGATGGAAAAGAAATTTACTTATCGGAAGATATCCCCTATGATTGTTGCCATGTAGAAGCATTATTCAAAAAAGTAAATGGGAAGTGGCAGATTTCTGAATCAGGAGCATTTAGTACGGATGTTTGGTGGGATGGGATTCAGTCCCGTTATCCAAAGGCTACCAAAGAAATTTTTCAATAATCTGAATATTTGTCAGAGGTTTTGATATTGTGATAGAATCTCCATTTAGGTTTTGTTTGATTGGAGTATGCTTCTCGAGTATCTAAATGTTAATTCGATTCACATTCTTCCCAAGGCAAAAAATTGGGACGATATATGCCAGGAGTTATTAAGAAAAGTTGAAAACGACCCTATAAAGGAAGATCTACAAAATCGATTAGACACAATGCCGAACAGTCTGTTCGGTAGTCTTGGCCCCCATATTCTCATTCCACATTTTCGCTCCATACATATCAAAACTCCTGAAGTTTTTTTGTTTTTAATCCCCGGAGGAATTTATTTAGGTGAACGTTCAGTTCAATTGGTTTTGTTTCAAATGATCCCAGAAACACAACCATCTCTCCATCTACGATTGTTGCATGGTTTATCTTCGCTTTTGCCACAGATTTTTGATGAATTATTGAATTGTAATACAGAGTCAGAGGTATTAACAGTAGTGCAACGTGGCGAATCGGAGATGAAGCCAAGTTATAAAAATTTAAACCAATCACAGATCGAATTTGAGCTACAGACAAATTTACAAAACGGGCTTAGCCATTCAGAGGCAAAAATTCGGTTAAAAACATTCGGAAAAAATGCAATAGAGAATGAAAAATCGACACCAATCATTTGGAAATTTTTAAAAAGTTTTTTTAGTTTATTTGCAATTTTGCTTTGGGTTGCAACTGCTCTTTGTTTTGTGCCTGGTGTAGACATGCCTGAATTGGGTGTCGCAATTTTTATTGTTGTCGTCATTAATGGGATTTTTTCCTTCTTTCAGGAATCTAAATCGGATCATGCAGTAGAAGCCTTACGCAAGTTATTAGCTCAAGAATGTCCAGTCGTTCGAGATGGGGAAACAACAACAGTTCCTGCAGACGAGATTGTTCCTGGTGATTTGATCGTTCTTTCTGAAGGAGACATTGTTCCTGCAGATTGTCGTATCATTGAATCAGAAGATGTGGAAGTTGACAATTCATCTTTAACAGGTGAATCTACTTCGGCAAGACGTTATAAATCAGATAACGAAATTGTTTTAGAAGGAAAGTTTCTCTGGTTGGAAATGCCCAATATTCTTTTTGCAGGGAGTTCTCTGATTAAAGGGAAATCAAAAGCACTCGTTTTTGGAACGGGACAATCAACAGAAATTGGACAAATTGCACGCATCACTTCGAAAATAAAAAGAGAAGAGAGCCCGTTACAAAAACAACTGAAACAAACAGTAATTTCTATTTCACTTTTTGCCTTTGTAATAGGTATTGTGTTTCTAATTTTAGGTTATATGGTCGCTGGACTTAGTTTTGTTCAGGCATTTATTTTTTTTATCGGAATTTTTGTTGCCAATGTTCCAGAAGGTTTATTGCCAACTGTCACACTTTCTCTCGCATTAGGTGTTTCACGGATGGCTAAAAAAAATGCCATTTTAAAAGACTTGTCTAGTGTAGAAACCTTAGGTTGTACAACTGTGATTTGTTCCGATAAAACAGGAACCCTAACCCAAAATCAAATGCGAGTGATCGAAGTATACTTTGATTCAAAAACTTACGCACCCCAAGAATTAGAGTCAAAGGAAGGGAATCAAATTTTTCTAAGTTGCGGTTATTATTGCAATAATGCAGTTTTAGATCCTAAGCCAATGGGTGACCCAACAGAGCTTGCATTATTATATTTATCTCAAGGTCGAATCACAAATGTAAATGGAAAAAGAATTCACACGAATGCCTTTGAATCTGTGAGAAAAAGAATGAGCGTTGTCATCAAAGGAGATCAGTTTA
This genomic window contains:
- a CDS encoding HAD-IC family P-type ATPase; its protein translation is MLLEYLNVNSIHILPKAKNWDDICQELLRKVENDPIKEDLQNRLDTMPNSLFGSLGPHILIPHFRSIHIKTPEVFLFLIPGGIYLGERSVQLVLFQMIPETQPSLHLRLLHGLSSLLPQIFDELLNCNTESEVLTVVQRGESEMKPSYKNLNQSQIEFELQTNLQNGLSHSEAKIRLKTFGKNAIENEKSTPIIWKFLKSFFSLFAILLWVATALCFVPGVDMPELGVAIFIVVVINGIFSFFQESKSDHAVEALRKLLAQECPVVRDGETTTVPADEIVPGDLIVLSEGDIVPADCRIIESEDVEVDNSSLTGESTSARRYKSDNEIVLEGKFLWLEMPNILFAGSSLIKGKSKALVFGTGQSTEIGQIARITSKIKREESPLQKQLKQTVISISLFAFVIGIVFLILGYMVAGLSFVQAFIFFIGIFVANVPEGLLPTVTLSLALGVSRMAKKNAILKDLSSVETLGCTTVICSDKTGTLTQNQMRVIEVYFDSKTYAPQELESKEGNQIFLSCGYYCNNAVLDPKPMGDPTELALLYLSQGRITNVNGKRIHTNAFESVRKRMSVVIKGDQFTIAYAKGGPVEILSVCTHVYENGSVVPLDEEKKQKLKNASDVSAGKGYRILSFAYKLLEGDLSPTTLSSVESSMVYLGHCCLADPIRPKVPDAISKCHTAGIRILMITGDHPLTAESVGKSIGIGGETPIVITGVQLDKMNDLALKEWIRKGEPIFARVSPSQKLRIVTMLQDLGEIVAVTGDGVNDGPALKKADIGIAMGKRGTEVAKEAARMIIVDDDFATIADAIEEGRGVFDNIRKFSAYVLNSNPQELIPFLLWALIPGFPLLMTVMGVLAVDVGTDLIPAMGLGAEPPEKGIMYRPPRNRNEKLISIRFILRSYLVEGMILFLSCIATYFYFVYSECNGILPLSPEGLNMANASPLYLQSLTAFFFPTITVQIANVLCKRSRTESIFQMNLFSNRIIWVGILFSFFLCGIFFYTNLSSVYYFAPIPLHVYLFAFHGTVVMVIYNEIVKYFRRKKLKLN
- a CDS encoding SDR family NAD(P)-dependent oxidoreductase; the protein is MSEFYRDEWVWITGASSGIGKELVSQAYQQKAKVLLASRKTKDLEALAKELHLEKGRYAVEKLDLEDYQSTAGFAKRCLQKYGIPKVVIHNGGISQRSLTKETNLITLEKIMNTNFYGAAEMTRAMIPQILGKKDVHFAVISSVAGKIGSPLRSAYSASKFALVGFFHSLRSEEEKSGIFVTMVYPGFIQTNISKNALKGDGSSTGTMDSVIAAGLPVQLCAHRILHAVANKQREVVIAGIKEKFGLFLQTVYPSLFFKMIQNAKVR